The Patescibacteria group bacterium genome has a segment encoding these proteins:
- a CDS encoding MBL fold metallo-hydrolase, with product MKITKYPQSCVLIEIKGKRILIDPGSFVYTQTSMTPNDWKGIDVLLLTHQHSDHFDPAAVAAIVANNHPAIITNTSVCDILSQQNIDSEIIRPGGEKVIQGISIRGVNVYHGPLPAGLEVSGSKPPEVIGFLIDNAILHPGDCIYIDPEVGARVLLLPMCDTVTFSPHQAAAFSLIAKPKLVIPIHYHNTRFNVDTDEYARVFKEYGVPYRRLNETETIELE from the coding sequence ATGAAAATCACCAAGTATCCCCAATCATGCGTACTGATAGAAATTAAAGGCAAGCGAATCCTGATTGACCCTGGCTCGTTTGTGTATACCCAAACAAGCATGACACCGAACGATTGGAAGGGTATCGATGTGCTTTTGTTAACCCATCAACACAGCGACCACTTTGATCCGGCCGCCGTGGCCGCTATCGTGGCCAACAATCATCCGGCTATTATAACCAATACATCGGTGTGCGACATATTATCCCAACAAAACATTGATTCGGAAATAATCCGGCCGGGAGGAGAAAAGGTCATTCAAGGAATAAGTATCAGGGGTGTCAATGTTTACCACGGTCCGCTGCCGGCCGGTCTGGAGGTCAGCGGTTCGAAGCCGCCCGAGGTGATCGGCTTCTTGATTGATAATGCCATACTTCACCCTGGTGATTGCATTTACATTGATCCGGAAGTCGGCGCCCGGGTGCTATTGCTGCCGATGTGCGATACGGTCACGTTCTCGCCTCATCAAGCCGCGGCATTTTCACTGATTGCCAAACCGAAGCTGGTTATTCCCATCCACTATCATAACACGCGATTCAATGTCGATACGGATGAATATGCCCGAGTATTCAAAGAATACGGCGTACCTTACCGCCGGTTGAACGAAACCGAAACGATTGAACTAGAATGA
- a CDS encoding DUF3048 domain-containing protein: MVIKQKETRNNLRRITISAIVLSVFVVFWAKQALALSAPTILSPKNNQQIVRDQPIIVTGLVANNSSVFIIMDGKVIGGTKIANGKKGTASFRYQSKLKYGPGKHTIQAQAISGKIKSAFTAKITVQVPKVLPSRLNGVMMDSNQANEPPVAVMIENTPEARPQAGLASAGVVYETLAEGGIPRFVALYNRDDMPKVGPVRSARPYYVDWVKEYQGAYMHAGGSYDAFQEIGRLKVRSLDALVSKTAKYFFRTKNAAPHNLYTSGAKMKQAKVDYKVNTIQATYESWKFKNDLELKKRPNEKRQLIVDFKSGAAFIATYKYDKASNSYLRYNGGRPQYDANYSKPTQVKAKNVIVQLIPKEKILDRKKRIQLDITGTGKGYLLIDGKLQNITWKRPNMNYRTKYYYANGKEIELNRGNIWIEVVPKDRTVLYK; the protein is encoded by the coding sequence ATGGTGATAAAACAAAAAGAAACACGAAACAATTTGCGCAGAATAACCATTAGCGCGATAGTGCTAAGTGTTTTTGTTGTCTTTTGGGCTAAACAGGCGCTGGCACTATCAGCTCCCACAATTCTTTCGCCTAAGAATAATCAGCAGATAGTCCGGGATCAGCCGATTATTGTCACCGGCTTAGTGGCCAATAACAGTTCGGTATTCATTATCATGGACGGTAAAGTGATCGGCGGTACTAAAATCGCCAACGGTAAAAAGGGTACGGCTAGTTTTCGCTATCAGTCGAAATTGAAATACGGTCCCGGTAAGCACACCATTCAAGCCCAGGCGATATCCGGTAAAATCAAGAGCGCCTTTACGGCCAAAATAACCGTGCAGGTGCCGAAAGTCCTACCCAGTCGGTTAAACGGGGTAATGATGGATTCTAACCAGGCCAACGAGCCGCCAGTGGCGGTGATGATTGAAAATACCCCCGAAGCCCGGCCGCAGGCGGGGCTGGCGTCGGCTGGTGTCGTGTACGAAACGCTGGCCGAGGGCGGTATTCCCAGGTTTGTCGCGCTGTATAATCGTGATGATATGCCCAAGGTCGGCCCGGTGCGCTCGGCTCGGCCGTACTATGTCGATTGGGTGAAAGAATACCAGGGCGCCTACATGCACGCCGGCGGCAGTTACGACGCGTTTCAGGAAATTGGCCGGTTGAAAGTGCGTAGCTTGGACGCGCTGGTAAGCAAGACGGCTAAATATTTTTTTCGCACGAAAAACGCGGCGCCGCACAATCTGTATACCTCGGGCGCCAAGATGAAACAGGCGAAAGTTGATTATAAAGTCAACACGATACAAGCGACATATGAATCGTGGAAATTCAAGAACGATCTGGAGCTGAAGAAAAGACCGAATGAAAAAAGACAGCTGATCGTCGACTTCAAGTCCGGCGCGGCTTTTATTGCCACCTACAAATACGATAAGGCTAGCAATAGCTATCTGCGTTACAACGGCGGCCGGCCGCAGTACGATGCCAATTATTCCAAGCCAACCCAGGTCAAAGCTAAAAACGTAATCGTCCAGCTGATTCCCAAAGAGAAGATTTTGGACAGAAAAAAACGTATCCAGCTGGATATCACCGGTACCGGCAAAGGCTATTTGTTGATAGACGGCAAGCTGCAAAACATTACATGGAAACGTCCGAACATGAATTACCGGACGAAGTACTATTACGCCAATGGGAAAGAGATTGAGCTGAACCGCGGTAACATCTGGATCGAAGTGGTGCCGAAGGATCGGACGGTTTTATATAAGTAA
- a CDS encoding AMP-binding protein, translating into MSDTWYRLSHASADKIRSIQDRQVRKYFRHYVPYSPYYRELFKKHNLSFSDIRSTADLVKIPFTSKANLAPTAEDPAKPRQFILQPTPELIKQYATKSQLMKILWAKLTKQDVKRKLEREYKPIHMHFTTGRTALPTPFTYSEFDVKQMQESGRRMLDVIKLDRSLVAINGFPYSPHLAFWLAYNALVTLGLTSLQTGGGKVMGTQKIIDAIERLKAGLLLFIPGYGYHLLREAVHQNRDFSSVKQVVFGGERVSQGLRDKVRELLVQLGAKEPSILATYAMTEGKTAWIQCHEKSGYHTYPDTEFFEVIDKEGNRVKDGEPGELVYTALNWRGSVVLRYRTGDMCPGMEYGPCPYCGKTVPRIKADIQRTSEIKEFHLTKVKGELVNMNAFYPLLSGIPEIEEWQVTIQKKNNDPFEVDELVVEVALKEAAQFDQYASKLQKVIVDEIGVGITLKQCPIETLMQKIGLETELKDKRIIDARPKH; encoded by the coding sequence ATGTCCGACACCTGGTACCGTCTAAGTCACGCATCCGCCGACAAAATCCGATCGATCCAGGACCGGCAGGTGCGGAAATATTTTCGTCATTACGTTCCCTATAGCCCTTATTATCGGGAGCTTTTTAAAAAGCACAATTTATCTTTCAGCGATATCCGCAGTACGGCGGACTTGGTTAAGATTCCATTCACTTCCAAGGCTAATCTGGCGCCGACCGCCGAAGATCCGGCCAAACCGCGTCAGTTCATTCTCCAGCCGACGCCGGAACTGATCAAGCAATACGCCACCAAGTCGCAGTTAATGAAAATTCTCTGGGCCAAATTGACCAAGCAAGACGTGAAGAGAAAATTAGAGCGCGAGTACAAACCGATCCATATGCATTTCACGACCGGGCGAACCGCACTGCCGACGCCGTTTACGTATTCCGAGTTTGATGTAAAGCAAATGCAAGAAAGCGGTCGACGCATGTTGGATGTCATCAAACTGGATCGAAGTTTGGTAGCCATCAACGGCTTTCCCTATTCGCCGCACCTGGCTTTTTGGCTGGCGTACAACGCGTTGGTTACACTTGGTTTAACTTCGTTGCAAACCGGTGGCGGCAAGGTAATGGGAACACAAAAGATCATCGACGCGATCGAACGGCTGAAGGCCGGGCTACTATTATTCATCCCCGGATACGGCTACCACTTACTACGCGAAGCGGTGCATCAGAACCGAGATTTTTCCAGTGTTAAACAAGTCGTGTTCGGTGGCGAACGGGTCAGCCAGGGTTTACGCGATAAGGTGCGCGAATTGTTGGTTCAATTAGGCGCCAAAGAGCCCAGCATTCTGGCTACGTACGCTATGACCGAAGGTAAGACGGCCTGGATTCAATGCCACGAGAAATCCGGTTATCACACTTATCCCGATACCGAGTTTTTTGAGGTGATAGATAAAGAGGGTAATCGTGTTAAAGACGGTGAGCCGGGTGAATTAGTCTACACGGCTTTGAACTGGCGTGGCTCGGTAGTATTGCGTTATCGCACGGGCGATATGTGCCCGGGCATGGAATACGGACCGTGTCCGTATTGCGGTAAAACCGTTCCGCGAATTAAAGCCGACATACAGCGTACCTCCGAGATCAAAGAATTTCATCTCACCAAAGTAAAGGGCGAGCTGGTAAATATGAACGCGTTTTACCCATTGCTGTCCGGCATTCCCGAAATCGAAGAATGGCAGGTGACGATCCAAAAGAAAAATAACGACCCGTTCGAAGTCGATGAACTCGTAGTTGAGGTGGCATTGAAAGAGGCGGCGCAGTTTGATCAGTACGCGTCCAAGCTGCAGAAAGTGATTGTAGATGAAATTGGCGTTGGCATCACGTTAAAACAATGCCCCATAGAAACGTTGATGCAGAAGATCGGCTTGGAAACGGAATTGAAAGATAAGCGAATAATAGACGCTAGGCCGAAACATTAA
- a CDS encoding lysophospholipid acyltransferase family protein, which translates to MAFPVLRRTLIPIFLRGVHVSGVENLPDEPPYILAVSHVNYLDAPMVTAAVIRARGKAVSFLTKMPIVKMFGPLSRGYLGMIPVDPVDKKLSVTIACQRLAAGKIVGIFPEGTRNADPSHLLRGKTGAARLAHLTGVPVIPVGTFGPTKISAFKSLRLALTHGTHLAVKFGPAIRFPMVPEEQLTKELLVNSTRVIMRAIGKLTDKSYDF; encoded by the coding sequence ATGGCGTTTCCAGTACTTAGGCGAACTTTGATTCCCATCTTTCTAAGAGGCGTCCATGTGTCTGGCGTGGAAAACCTGCCGGATGAACCGCCCTATATTCTAGCCGTCAGCCATGTTAATTATCTCGACGCGCCGATGGTGACCGCAGCGGTGATTCGGGCACGGGGTAAGGCTGTATCATTTCTGACCAAGATGCCGATCGTCAAAATGTTTGGTCCGTTGAGCCGCGGATACCTGGGCATGATACCGGTCGACCCGGTCGACAAGAAACTGTCTGTCACCATCGCGTGCCAACGTTTAGCGGCCGGTAAAATTGTCGGAATATTTCCTGAGGGTACGCGCAATGCCGATCCCAGCCATCTGTTGCGGGGCAAAACCGGCGCGGCACGGTTGGCGCATTTGACCGGCGTGCCGGTAATACCAGTTGGCACATTCGGTCCGACTAAGATCTCGGCATTCAAATCGCTCCGACTGGCGCTAACGCACGGTACCCATCTAGCGGTAAAGTTTGGTCCGGCGATCCGATTCCCGATGGTGCCGGAAGAGCAGCTAACCAAAGAGCTGCTGGTCAATTCCACTCGGGTAATAATGCGCGCGATCGGAAAGTTAACCGACAAGTCATATGACTTTTAG
- the tig gene encoding trigger factor: MNVQIEHLHKNQIKLTIELQSDEIKSALEKTAQHISEHANFAGFRPGKAPYNMVVQKYGEAAIYQEAAEEIVRQTYPQAVIDNKLEAIGRPEVALVKVAPGNPFVYTATVALMPEVTLGDYKNIKARKKDIKLDEKELERTLEDLRWMRSKEALVDRPARKGDRIEVDLHLSLDGVALENGQAHNQSIILGKQQVVPGMEEQLTGMKKGDVKEFKLSYPKDYFQKQLAGKEVNFKATAKNIYQIDLPEVNDEFAKAVGKFENRAALEKQINANLHHEHTEKEQQRFEVELIKEIVASTKFGEIPDVLVESELDRMLSELKQGAVQQGLSWENYLQQLKKTEADLRQEFVEQAHHRIKSALVLRAIQQQEQLTVSPDQIDAEIKHQKEHYKDDVETYGKIDSPQYRDYLENVMLNRKVFEFLEGLVYPIAAK; this comes from the coding sequence ATGAATGTCCAGATCGAACACCTGCACAAGAATCAAATCAAGCTGACTATTGAGCTGCAGTCTGACGAAATAAAGTCGGCACTCGAAAAAACCGCCCAGCATATTTCCGAACACGCCAACTTCGCCGGATTCCGACCGGGCAAGGCGCCTTATAATATGGTAGTGCAAAAATACGGTGAAGCGGCGATTTACCAAGAAGCGGCTGAAGAGATCGTGCGCCAAACTTATCCTCAGGCGGTGATTGATAATAAACTGGAGGCCATCGGCCGGCCTGAAGTGGCGCTGGTGAAGGTGGCGCCCGGCAACCCATTCGTTTACACGGCCACAGTGGCGCTCATGCCGGAAGTAACACTGGGCGACTATAAAAATATCAAGGCGCGGAAGAAAGATATCAAGCTGGACGAGAAAGAACTCGAGCGGACGCTGGAAGATTTACGCTGGATGCGTTCGAAGGAAGCGCTGGTGGATCGTCCCGCCCGCAAGGGTGACCGGATCGAAGTCGATTTGCATCTCTCTCTGGATGGGGTGGCGCTGGAAAACGGCCAAGCCCATAACCAGTCGATAATATTAGGCAAACAACAAGTGGTGCCCGGCATGGAAGAACAACTCACTGGCATGAAGAAAGGCGACGTCAAGGAATTCAAGCTGTCCTACCCGAAGGATTACTTTCAAAAACAGCTGGCCGGCAAAGAAGTGAACTTCAAAGCCACGGCTAAGAATATCTATCAGATCGATCTGCCGGAAGTGAATGATGAGTTCGCTAAAGCGGTCGGCAAGTTCGAGAATCGGGCGGCACTAGAAAAGCAGATCAATGCCAATTTGCATCATGAGCACACCGAAAAAGAACAACAGCGATTTGAAGTGGAATTGATCAAAGAAATAGTGGCCAGCACTAAGTTCGGCGAAATACCCGACGTGTTGGTCGAGTCGGAATTGGATCGAATGCTCTCGGAATTAAAGCAGGGCGCTGTACAGCAGGGATTGTCCTGGGAAAATTATTTGCAGCAGCTGAAAAAAACCGAAGCCGATCTGCGCCAGGAGTTTGTCGAGCAGGCGCATCATCGTATCAAGAGCGCCTTAGTACTGCGCGCGATCCAGCAGCAGGAGCAGCTGACCGTGTCACCCGACCAGATTGACGCCGAGATCAAGCACCAAAAGGAGCATTACAAAGACGACGTGGAGACCTACGGTAAGATTGATTCACCGCAGTACCGCGACTACCTGGAAAATGTTATGCTGAACCGGAAGGTATTCGAATTCTTAGAAGGGTTAGTTTACCCAATCGCAGCTAAATAG
- a CDS encoding lysophospholipid acyltransferase family protein — protein sequence MTFRIPTYALSYLFLGRQMRRYIAGINGQEHIPIGNGFVIAANHIDYLDGIYIGMIISRVTNRRVYFISRTNNYRLYRSTIKIPKENKERVVVQSIERLRRGFSICYFPEGARNDQPELLPFKTGVVRTAIIGHVPVLPIGLIGPSGASYRDSILLLLRGRGRLTINIGAPISWPAPVGELTREQLDAATGQVAETVARLSGKLYNH from the coding sequence ATGACTTTTAGAATTCCTACCTACGCCCTGAGCTACCTATTTCTAGGTCGTCAGATGCGTCGTTACATCGCGGGGATAAATGGCCAGGAACATATTCCGATTGGAAACGGGTTTGTGATTGCTGCCAATCATATTGATTACCTGGATGGCATATATATCGGCATGATTATCTCCCGGGTGACAAACCGGCGCGTATACTTCATATCTCGGACGAATAACTATCGTTTGTATCGTTCGACGATCAAGATTCCCAAAGAAAACAAAGAACGGGTAGTGGTGCAATCGATCGAGCGTCTGCGGCGGGGCTTTTCGATTTGCTATTTTCCCGAGGGCGCGCGCAACGACCAGCCGGAATTACTGCCATTCAAAACCGGCGTCGTCCGTACGGCCATTATAGGCCACGTGCCGGTATTGCCCATCGGGTTAATCGGACCCTCTGGCGCTAGTTACCGGGATTCGATACTATTACTCTTGAGGGGGCGCGGGCGGCTAACGATCAACATCGGCGCGCCCATCAGCTGGCCAGCACCGGTGGGTGAACTTACCCGCGAACAGTTGGATGCGGCTACTGGGCAGGTGGCGGAGACGGTCGCTCGGCTGTCGGGTAAGTTGTATAATCACTAA
- a CDS encoding uracil-DNA glycosylase yields MTMPSNNEDQLKEVAAQVQACQRCVLHKTATQGVPGEGSATAHVFFIGEGPGAEEDKQGRPFVGAAGKFLTQMIELVGWKREDVFIGNVVKHRPPGNRDPEPNEIDACYPYLERQLSVIKPKLIVLLGRHAMGRFLPSNFKISQEHGRLFRRNGRYIVPLYHPAAALYQGSLRKTLEADFQKLPKMLIKIAEAEASSISTPDADL; encoded by the coding sequence ATGACGATGCCATCTAATAATGAAGACCAATTGAAAGAAGTTGCCGCACAAGTTCAGGCTTGCCAGCGGTGTGTCCTGCATAAAACTGCCACCCAGGGCGTGCCGGGTGAGGGGAGTGCTACCGCCCATGTATTTTTCATCGGTGAAGGACCGGGCGCGGAAGAAGACAAACAAGGGCGGCCATTTGTGGGCGCGGCCGGTAAATTCCTCACACAGATGATCGAGCTGGTGGGCTGGAAGCGGGAGGATGTTTTCATTGGCAACGTAGTCAAGCATCGCCCGCCCGGCAATCGCGACCCCGAGCCCAATGAAATCGACGCCTGCTACCCGTATCTCGAGCGACAATTAAGCGTAATCAAACCTAAGTTGATCGTACTATTAGGCCGGCACGCCATGGGACGTTTCCTGCCGTCAAATTTCAAAATCTCCCAAGAGCACGGCCGGCTGTTCCGACGTAACGGTCGTTATATCGTACCGCTATACCATCCAGCCGCCGCGCTGTATCAGGGCAGCCTTAGAAAAACCCTGGAAGCTGATTTCCAGAAACTCCCCAAGATGCTGATCAAGATCGCCGAAGCCGAGGCGTCATCGATTTCAACGCCGGACGCAGATCTCTAA
- a CDS encoding lysophospholipid acyltransferase family protein, giving the protein MIYWIVSRTIMPLARRRIKSVLGLEHLPTDGPVILAANHASWVDPVLLGSVVYRAVNRKIYFIAASGKYHGLGGLPITNKERGAVILTALRVLQGGYPLGIFPEGKTNHNRELLPGKTGVARLAIWSGAPVIPIGIKGITGTNPIRAIWSFFVARHIELTFGQPIHFPTQPIGDLDQAVLDGATNAIMAQIAILSGKEFNHGVSST; this is encoded by the coding sequence ATGATCTATTGGATTGTCTCTCGGACAATCATGCCATTGGCTCGCCGGCGCATCAAGAGCGTGCTCGGGCTGGAGCATCTACCGACCGATGGCCCGGTCATCCTGGCTGCCAATCACGCTAGCTGGGTCGATCCGGTGCTACTCGGTAGCGTCGTGTATCGCGCCGTCAATCGCAAGATATATTTCATCGCCGCGTCGGGTAAGTATCACGGCCTAGGCGGTCTGCCAATTACGAACAAAGAACGCGGAGCGGTCATTCTGACCGCTCTTCGTGTGCTCCAGGGCGGGTATCCTCTAGGTATTTTCCCCGAGGGCAAGACCAATCACAATCGCGAGCTGTTGCCCGGCAAAACCGGCGTGGCTCGGCTGGCGATCTGGTCCGGCGCGCCGGTGATACCGATCGGCATCAAAGGTATAACGGGCACGAATCCAATCCGGGCGATCTGGTCATTCTTTGTGGCGCGTCATATTGAATTAACTTTCGGACAGCCGATCCATTTTCCCACCCAGCCCATCGGCGATCTCGATCAGGCGGTGCTGGATGGGGCGACTAATGCCATCATGGCTCAAATAGCGATTTTATCCGGTAAAGAATTTAACCATGGCGTTTCCAGTACTTAG
- a CDS encoding deoxyribonuclease IV, with translation MQIGAHVSTAGGLAEAPARAQALGCECCQIFSRSPRGGAAPALTAESIKQFQQAMTAAGQSACYIHTPYYINLASLDERIRGNSIRIIREELERASALGAAAVMTHLGSAKDAGEAEGRRLVVDAVKNILNNYTGSSQFLIELSAGAGAVIGDTFEEVAAIIEQSGHDEIGVCYDTQHTFASGYDIRTPAAARATFDAFDQILGLKRLRLFHINDSMVEINSHKDRHEHIGQGKIGRAGFEAIMSDPRLQYCDLILETEPDGVVADIAVLKEIREQMT, from the coding sequence ATGCAAATCGGAGCCCATGTCTCCACGGCCGGCGGCTTAGCCGAAGCACCAGCCCGCGCCCAGGCGCTGGGTTGTGAGTGCTGCCAAATATTCAGTCGGTCACCCCGGGGCGGTGCCGCGCCGGCTTTGACTGCCGAATCAATCAAGCAATTCCAACAAGCCATGACCGCAGCCGGTCAGTCGGCTTGTTATATTCATACGCCTTACTATATTAATCTCGCTTCACTTGATGAGCGGATTCGCGGCAACTCGATCCGGATCATCCGAGAGGAATTAGAACGAGCCAGTGCGTTGGGCGCGGCGGCGGTGATGACTCATCTTGGTTCCGCCAAGGACGCCGGCGAAGCTGAGGGGCGGCGATTGGTAGTGGATGCGGTAAAAAATATACTGAATAATTATACTGGTTCATCGCAGTTTCTGATTGAACTATCAGCCGGCGCAGGGGCGGTGATCGGTGATACGTTTGAAGAAGTCGCGGCTATTATCGAACAGTCGGGCCACGATGAGATTGGCGTCTGTTATGACACCCAGCATACATTTGCTTCGGGCTATGACATTCGAACGCCGGCCGCGGCGCGGGCGACATTCGATGCATTTGACCAGATATTGGGATTGAAAAGGTTGCGATTGTTTCATATCAACGATTCCATGGTGGAAATTAATTCGCACAAGGATAGGCACGAACATATCGGACAAGGGAAAATCGGCCGGGCCGGTTTCGAGGCGATAATGTCAGACCCGCGGTTACAATACTGCGATCTAATTCTGGAGACCGAACCAGATGGCGTGGTCGCGGATATAGCCGTGTTGAAAGAAATCCGCGAACAGATGACATGA
- a CDS encoding folylpolyglutamate synthase/dihydrofolate synthase family protein, translated as MSPSKSEQSAIDQYIEYLRSFPRFGAKEYLKLERVRLLLKYLGQPQRKLKGFQVAGTNGKGSTTAMIASILRAGGHRTGAFFSPHLVSYTERIQINGQPIAERDMARILKRIQPAVAKVEAELKDRPTWFEVLTAAAALWFAENKVAWVVFEVGLGGRLDSTTALGLKYKVITDIDLDHTHTLGRTIRVIAGEKAGIIQPGSVVVTSNTGTAYKVIQKRCRQVGARLLLTSRVRLNSVSLKGICFNLINQSTNQPISLSLVGLKQPANACLAFDITRRALRLPIRTTIQGLEQTNLPARFQILRRRPLTILDGAHNPAAMKELIKTLTRLHITNNKLCNEGRSIVTIFAAKDTKDYARMINMLIKLSPDIYFPRLTIPGMVPPSRLRNIYSRSRVVPDLKTALKQATLKAGSRGMVLITGSLYLAGEVLRMDHYRPKLKV; from the coding sequence ATGAGCCCATCAAAGTCAGAACAATCGGCCATTGATCAATATATTGAATACTTAAGATCTTTCCCGCGGTTCGGCGCTAAAGAGTATTTAAAATTGGAACGCGTTCGATTATTGCTAAAATATCTCGGTCAGCCGCAGCGTAAATTAAAAGGTTTCCAGGTGGCCGGTACGAACGGCAAGGGTTCAACTACGGCGATGATCGCCAGCATATTGCGAGCTGGCGGGCATCGAACCGGTGCGTTTTTCTCGCCACATTTGGTGTCATACACCGAACGGATCCAAATCAACGGCCAGCCGATCGCGGAACGAGACATGGCGCGAATTTTAAAACGCATCCAGCCAGCCGTGGCCAAAGTCGAGGCCGAACTTAAAGATCGGCCGACGTGGTTTGAGGTACTGACAGCCGCGGCTGCGTTGTGGTTTGCCGAAAATAAAGTCGCTTGGGTAGTTTTTGAAGTTGGTTTGGGCGGCCGGCTGGATTCAACCACGGCGCTGGGTTTGAAATACAAAGTGATTACCGATATTGACTTAGATCACACGCACACACTGGGCCGGACGATACGGGTAATCGCGGGCGAAAAAGCCGGCATTATCCAGCCAGGCTCGGTGGTGGTAACTAGTAATACTGGGACAGCGTATAAAGTTATCCAAAAACGCTGCCGACAAGTAGGCGCACGCTTGCTGCTGACCAGTCGCGTTCGGTTAAATAGCGTCTCGTTAAAAGGCATCTGTTTTAATCTGATCAACCAATCAACTAATCAACCAATTAGCCTGTCTCTCGTCGGCCTAAAACAACCAGCAAACGCCTGTTTGGCATTTGATATTACTCGGCGCGCTTTACGATTACCCATCCGAACAACTATTCAGGGATTGGAACAAACCAATCTGCCGGCAAGATTTCAGATTTTACGTCGTCGACCGTTAACCATCTTGGACGGTGCGCACAACCCTGCGGCTATGAAAGAGTTGATAAAAACGCTTACAAGGTTGCACATAACAAATAACAAGTTATGTAATGAAGGAAGAAGTATTGTTACTATATTCGCAGCCAAAGACACCAAGGACTATGCTAGGATGATAAATATGTTAATAAAATTATCCCCGGATATTTACTTCCCCAGACTCACTATCCCAGGTATGGTTCCACCAAGTAGATTGCGCAATATATACTCTCGTAGTCGAGTCGTACCAGACTTGAAAACCGCTCTCAAACAGGCTACACTCAAGGCGGGATCGCGGGGAATGGTGCTAATCACCGGCTCGCTGTATCTCGCGGGAGAAGTCTTGAGAATGGACCATTACCGACCTAAGTTAAAAGTATAA